Proteins encoded by one window of Fusarium graminearum PH-1 chromosome 1, whole genome shotgun sequence:
- a CDS encoding general amino acid permease AGP3 produces the protein MAFPHNKDDDVVAGDGPSAYDNYDSTRLNDTSEFGSIDPDSGVKRGLKNRHLSMMALAGIIGPGLLVGAGGALNVGGPAALLIGFGVVGIIAFCIMQSLGEVTTLYPGGGSFISLAERMVDKSFSVAVGWNYFVIWAAVLANEYNVICSILTYWGPVVPLWGYFLIFWTVFMAFQLLGVEAFGEAEFWLALMKLLGLTAYFIFAIIYAAGGLVGQDEPLGFRYWSDPGAFNGNGFRGVAAVFVFCATFYSGVESIAVAATETRNPGVAVPQAIRQVFWRIIFVYMGSALFFGITCPANASGLVNGGSKALQSPMTIAIENAGWQGGVHLINAFILLTCLSAINSSIYFGSRTVFYMAQSGKAPKIFAWTNKRGVPVWAILITNAVGAISMMNVSTGASKAYSYIVNLSGVSAFLVWGSICFIHIRFRRAWVAQGRSLDELPYKALGFPYLAWFGLAACIFLALVQGWTTLSPFDAGNFVDAYILVPLFGIIYVFCKILWRGSDPLKRSWSIDLDSGRRTDLDQKSGPTSRDLPGQMPWWRKVWAWF, from the exons ATGGCTTTCCCCCacaacaaagacgatgatgtcgtCGCCGGCGATGGCCCGTCTGCGTATGACAATTATGACTCTACGCGTCTCAACGATACGTCCGAGTTTGGTTCGATAGACCCTGATTCTGGTGTCAAGCGTGGTCTAAAGAACCGACATttgtccatgatggccttggctgGTATTATTGGACCTGGACTACTTGTTGGCGCAGGCGGTGCTTTGAACGTTGGAGGACCAGCTGCGCTGTTGATCGGTTTCGGTGTTGTTG GCATCATCGCATTCTGTATTATGCAGTCTCTCGGTGAAGTGACGACGCTGTATCCTGGTGGAGGCTCTTTCATCTCTCTTGCTGAGCGCATGGTAGACAAGTCCTTCTCCGTCGCTGTAGGCTGGAATTATTTCGTCATCTGGGCCGCTGTTCTCGCCAACGAGTACAATGTTATCTGCAGTATTCTTACCTATTGGGGACCTGTCGTTCCTCTCTGGGGCtacttcctcatcttctggacCGTTTTTATGGCATTTCAACTGCTTGGTGTGGAAGCCTTTGGCGAGGCAGAGTTCTGGCTTGCACTCATGAAGCTACTGGGCTTGACGGCATACTTCATTTTCGCTATTATCTACGCCGCTGGTGGCTTGgttggccaagatgaaccCTTAGGTTTCAGATACTGGAGTGACCCAGGAGCCTTCAACGGAAATGGCTTCCGTGGTGTTGCTGCAGTCTTTGTGTTTTGCGCCACGTTTTACTCTGGTGTTGAGTCCATTGCTGTAGCTGCAACTGAGACTAGAAACCCTGGTGTAGCTGTTCCTCAAGCTATCCGCCAGGTTTTTTGGCGTATTATCTTTGTCTACATGGGATCcgctctcttctttggcatCACCTGTCCTGCTAATGCGAGCGGACTTGTCAATGGAGGCTCCAAGGCTCTGCAGAGTCCCATGACTATTGCTATTGAGAACGCTGGCTGGCAAGGAG GTGTTCACCTTATCAACGCTTTCATTCTTCTGACTTGTTTATCTGCCATCAATTCATCCATCTATTTCGGCTCTCGAACTGTTTTCTACATGGCTCAGTCTGGCAAAGCCCCCAAGATATTTGCCTGGACTAACAAACGAGGCGTCCCTGTATGGGCTATCCTTATCACTAATGCCGTTGGCGCCATCTCCATGATGAACGTCTCTACTGGCGCATCCAAAGCGTACAGCTATATCGTCAACTTATCGGGTGTTAGTGCCTTCCTTGTTTGGGGCAGTATCTGCTTCATCCACATTCGCTTCCGTCGGGCCTGGGTTGCTCAGGGTCGAAGCCTTGATGAGCTTCCCTACAAGGCGTTGGGATTTCCCTATCTTGCTTGGTTTGGACTGGCGGCATGCATCTTCCTAGCTCTGGTCCAGGGCTGGACAACGCTGTCACCGTTCGATGCTGGTAACTTTGTAGATGCTTATATCCTGGTGCCTCTGTTTGGTATCATCTATGTGTTCTGTAAGATCTTGTGGCGTGGGAGCGATCCACTGAAGCGAAGCTGGAGCATTGATCTTGATAGTGGAAGAAGGACGGACTTGGATCAAAAAAGCGGTCCGACGTCAAGAGACCTGCCAGGGCAAATGCCTTGGTGGAGGAAGGTATGGGCTTGGTTCTGA